In one window of Anaerolineae bacterium DNA:
- a CDS encoding MBL fold metallo-hydrolase — protein sequence MALKKVGKSTWLLSGGSNVGFAVVEGKAIVVDSGLDRDSARQVARALEGLGAKACALIITHAHADHFGGAAALKERFGVKVFAPEFETAVVENPILEPLWLFGGAWPVKALQGKFTLARPCRVDELINEKTVKLEELEIKIQPLPGHSPGQIGLIFEDTFFCADSFFPLETLAKHGIPYCTDMDSAIATLKKFEESFWSCEYFIPGHGEALQNPAPLAEANRRRLEEIRGKVMDLLRSPSDETALMRGVAQALNFAYRDLTHYYLCRTTIYAALTSLEKEGVVEAFVEGNNLLWRRV from the coding sequence ATGGCTTTAAAAAAAGTGGGGAAAAGCACCTGGCTTCTTTCCGGTGGCTCCAACGTAGGCTTCGCAGTTGTGGAAGGGAAAGCCATTGTGGTAGATAGCGGCCTGGACAGAGACTCCGCCAGGCAGGTGGCAAGAGCGCTGGAAGGACTTGGAGCTAAAGCCTGTGCCCTCATCATAACCCACGCTCACGCTGACCATTTCGGAGGCGCAGCAGCTTTGAAGGAAAGGTTTGGAGTTAAAGTCTTTGCTCCTGAATTTGAAACAGCCGTAGTGGAAAACCCGATCCTTGAGCCCCTCTGGCTTTTCGGTGGGGCGTGGCCAGTAAAAGCTCTGCAGGGGAAATTCACCCTTGCCAGACCATGCCGGGTGGATGAACTTATAAACGAAAAAACTGTGAAACTGGAAGAACTTGAAATCAAAATCCAGCCCCTTCCTGGTCATTCCCCGGGGCAGATAGGCCTGATCTTTGAAGACACTTTTTTCTGCGCTGATTCCTTTTTTCCCCTGGAAACCCTGGCCAAACACGGCATCCCTTACTGTACCGATATGGATTCAGCCATCGCCACCCTTAAGAAATTTGAAGAAAGTTTCTGGTCCTGCGAATACTTCATCCCGGGCCACGGGGAGGCTCTTCAGAACCCGGCGCCTCTGGCCGAAGCCAACCGCAGGCGCCTTGAAGAAATAAGGGGAAAAGTGATGGACCTCCTCCGCTCCCCCAGCGACGAAACGGCTCTCATGCGAGGGGTAGCTCAAGCCCTGAACTTCGCTTACCGTGACCTTACCCATTACTACCTCTGCCGAACCACTATATACGCTGCTCTTACCTCTCTGGAGAAAGAAGGGGTGGTAGAGGCTTTTGTGGAAGGAAACAACCTTCTATGGCGAAGGGTTTAA
- a CDS encoding methionine synthase: protein MDRRKLLWQLTTVGSLPHTSAGEAWAIILEKVPVVPNWPQLPRRSFLENMYVQFSEKFPGLVLDLENRRIYVDKTRDLEPELEALYIAYLENKLEHGAISPDYAQGLATAHQYLSGHPVVAVKGQVTGPVSWGLSVVDQERRPILYDEVLAEAVAKHLRLKAAWQEKELRKISSSTIIFVDEPYMAAFGSAFVPLSREQVISLVEEVLSGIKGLKGVHCCANTDWSILLETSIDILNFDAYGYAENLALYPEEVKRFLERGGIIAWGIVPAGEEINRETPESLVAKLEQAMSLLIKKGIPQEMLINASMITPSCGTGSLSLETAGKVIGMAAEVARRLQDKYLKEVQK, encoded by the coding sequence ATGGATAGAAGAAAACTCTTATGGCAACTCACAACGGTAGGTAGCCTGCCCCATACCAGTGCCGGGGAAGCCTGGGCCATCATCCTGGAAAAAGTCCCTGTAGTCCCCAACTGGCCTCAACTGCCCCGCCGCAGCTTTTTGGAAAACATGTACGTCCAGTTCTCGGAAAAATTCCCGGGCTTGGTCCTGGACCTGGAAAACAGGCGAATTTATGTTGACAAAACCCGGGACCTGGAGCCTGAGCTGGAAGCCCTGTATATTGCCTACCTTGAGAACAAACTGGAACACGGCGCCATAAGTCCCGATTACGCTCAGGGCCTGGCCACTGCTCACCAGTACCTTTCGGGCCATCCGGTAGTAGCGGTAAAGGGTCAGGTTACAGGCCCTGTGAGCTGGGGGCTAAGCGTAGTGGATCAGGAGCGGCGTCCGATCCTTTACGACGAAGTCCTTGCAGAGGCGGTGGCCAAGCACCTGCGCTTGAAAGCTGCCTGGCAGGAGAAGGAGCTCAGGAAAATTTCCTCCAGCACCATAATCTTTGTGGATGAGCCTTACATGGCTGCCTTCGGTTCGGCCTTTGTCCCCCTGAGCCGCGAACAAGTTATATCCCTGGTGGAAGAAGTCCTTTCGGGGATAAAGGGCCTCAAAGGTGTTCACTGCTGCGCCAATACCGATTGGTCCATCCTTCTGGAGACCTCTATTGATATCCTCAACTTTGACGCCTACGGGTACGCAGAAAACCTGGCCCTCTATCCGGAAGAGGTAAAGCGGTTCCTGGAACGAGGGGGGATAATCGCCTGGGGGATTGTCCCCGCTGGCGAGGAAATAAACCGCGAAACTCCCGAGAGCCTGGTGGCCAAGCTGGAGCAAGCGATGTCCCTCTTGATAAAGAAAGGCATCCCCCAGGAGATGCTCATCAACGCCTCCATGATAACCCCTTCCTGCGGGACGGGCTCCTTGAGCCTTGAAACTGCCGGGAAAGTCATCGGGATGGCTGCGGAGGTGGCCAGGAGGCTTCAGGATAAATACCTTAAGGAGGTGCAAAAATGA
- a CDS encoding methionine adenosyltransferase gives MRNILIEALKSVPVEEQQVELVERKGTGHPDSICDAIMEEVSVALCKAYTETFGKILHHNIDKGFLVAGITEPKLGGGRVIEPMKLIFGDRAIYEFQGKKVPVGEIAIETAKNWIRRNLRFVDPEKHVVYQNEIKPGSPELVDIFAREVIGANDTSAAVGYAPLTQTERIVYEVERFLNSPEFKARFPESGEDIKVMGYRYNRHLTLTIAMAFVDRFVESEAQYFARKEEIREAVKAFVESRNLNFDHIIIDLNTLDVPGRGEAGMYLTVLGTSAEGGDCGQVGRGNKVNGVIALNRPMSTEAAAGKNPVSHVGKIYNLLTHRIADQLYHRVEGIREVYVWLCSQIGRPIDQPLIASAQLILKPGVELEAIRGEVVAIIEEELANIYNFTAALSRGEYPVW, from the coding sequence ATGAGAAATATCCTGATAGAAGCCCTTAAATCAGTCCCAGTGGAAGAGCAACAGGTGGAACTCGTGGAACGCAAAGGAACAGGACATCCCGATTCCATCTGCGATGCCATAATGGAGGAAGTTTCAGTAGCATTGTGTAAAGCCTACACTGAAACCTTCGGGAAAATCCTTCACCACAACATAGATAAGGGCTTTCTGGTGGCCGGAATCACCGAGCCCAAGCTCGGCGGAGGCAGGGTAATAGAGCCAATGAAGCTCATCTTCGGTGATAGGGCCATCTACGAATTTCAGGGGAAGAAAGTCCCTGTGGGGGAAATAGCCATTGAGACGGCCAAAAATTGGATCCGCAGGAACCTGCGCTTTGTGGATCCTGAAAAGCATGTAGTTTACCAGAATGAAATAAAGCCCGGCTCTCCAGAACTGGTGGACATCTTTGCCCGGGAAGTGATTGGCGCCAACGATACCTCTGCTGCCGTTGGTTATGCTCCCCTGACCCAGACCGAACGCATTGTTTACGAAGTGGAGCGGTTCCTTAACTCCCCTGAATTCAAAGCCCGCTTCCCTGAATCCGGAGAGGACATAAAAGTTATGGGCTACCGTTACAACCGCCATCTCACCCTGACTATCGCCATGGCTTTCGTAGACCGCTTCGTGGAAAGCGAAGCCCAGTATTTTGCCCGCAAGGAAGAGATAAGGGAAGCTGTAAAGGCCTTTGTAGAAAGCAGAAACCTCAATTTTGACCACATCATCATTGACCTCAACACCCTTGATGTCCCGGGGCGAGGCGAAGCCGGAATGTATCTGACAGTCCTGGGCACCAGCGCAGAAGGAGGCGATTGCGGCCAGGTAGGGCGCGGAAACAAAGTGAACGGAGTCATCGCCCTGAACCGGCCCATGAGCACTGAAGCTGCTGCTGGTAAAAACCCCGTAAGCCATGTGGGCAAAATCTACAATCTCCTAACCCACCGCATTGCCGACCAGCTTTACCATCGAGTAGAGGGGATAAGAGAGGTGTATGTATGGCTTTGTTCACAGATAGGGCGGCCCATAGATCAGCCTCTTATCGCCTCAGCCCAGCTTATCCTCAAGCCTGGAGTAGAGCTTGAGGCCATAAGAGGAGAAGTTGTTGCTATAATAGAGGAGGAACTGGCTAACATCTATAACTTTACGGCTGCCCTTTCCCGGGGAGAGTATCCAGTCTGGTAA
- the tsaD gene encoding tRNA (adenosine(37)-N6)-threonylcarbamoyltransferase complex transferase subunit TsaD has product MLILGIETSCDETSAAVVRDGRFILSNVVASQIEIHRRYGGVFPEIASRQHILSIVPVIEEALKKAQVTWEDLNGVAVTYGPGLAGSLLVGVNVAKAIAWARGLPLIGINHIEAHIYANWLTDEPPSEFPLLCLVVSGGHTSLFIMKDHGEYQELGHTLDDAAGEAFDKIARLLGLGFPGGPAIEREAKRGNPEAFKFPRAWLKGTYNFSFSGLKTAVLREIQRYGEDISLKPEVKIPAHIPVADLAASFQEAVVEVLVEKTRQAAMNYKVKEVLLAGGVAANSLLREKMKALVPVPVRWPPPELCTDNAAMVAAAGYFNLIKGLRSSWDLDVIPNLRLGTRR; this is encoded by the coding sequence ATGCTGATCCTGGGGATTGAAACTTCTTGCGACGAAACTTCGGCTGCGGTGGTGAGAGATGGCCGCTTCATCCTCTCCAACGTGGTGGCCTCCCAGATTGAAATCCACCGCCGCTACGGTGGAGTCTTCCCTGAAATAGCCTCCCGCCAGCACATCCTCTCCATAGTCCCGGTGATAGAAGAAGCCCTCAAGAAAGCTCAGGTTACATGGGAAGACCTCAACGGCGTAGCGGTCACTTACGGGCCAGGACTGGCAGGTTCTCTCCTTGTGGGAGTGAACGTGGCCAAGGCCATTGCGTGGGCCAGGGGCCTTCCCCTCATCGGAATAAACCACATTGAGGCTCACATTTATGCCAACTGGCTCACAGATGAACCGCCTTCTGAATTTCCACTGCTGTGCCTGGTAGTTTCGGGAGGCCACACCTCCCTTTTCATCATGAAAGACCATGGAGAATATCAAGAGCTGGGCCACACCCTGGACGATGCGGCTGGAGAAGCTTTTGATAAAATAGCCAGACTGCTGGGCCTTGGCTTTCCTGGAGGCCCAGCGATAGAGCGGGAAGCAAAGCGTGGGAACCCCGAGGCCTTCAAGTTCCCGAGAGCCTGGCTTAAAGGGACATACAATTTCAGCTTCAGCGGCCTCAAAACCGCCGTCCTGAGAGAAATCCAGCGCTACGGAGAAGACATATCTCTAAAGCCGGAGGTTAAAATTCCAGCTCACATACCTGTTGCAGACCTCGCAGCCTCTTTCCAGGAAGCAGTGGTGGAAGTTCTGGTGGAAAAAACACGCCAGGCGGCTATGAACTACAAAGTCAAAGAAGTCCTTCTGGCAGGAGGGGTGGCAGCCAACTCTCTTCTGCGGGAAAAGATGAAAGCCTTAGTCCCCGTCCCGGTCCGCTGGCCACCTCCGGAGCTCTGCACCGACAACGCCGCTATGGTGGCTGCGGCAGGTTACTTTAACCTTATAAAAGGGCTGAGAAGCAGTTGGGACCTTGATGTGATCCCAAACCTGAGGCTCGGAACGAGGAGGTAG
- a CDS encoding xanthine dehydrogenase family protein subunit M: MIKEYLFPRSVEEALELLERYGGEARIIAGGTDLVLQLKRGEVSAGVLVDITRIPEIRGIREEDGYIWIGATTTHQEVAESPLIQARASLLARACRSIGSLQIRNVGTIGGNLVNAMPAADSVIALLALDAEVEIASKDGTRWVPITEFHRNVGECCINPCIELVKGVRFRPLGENEGSSFQRLARRRALILPILNVGVVAGWDEGRFSRVAIAIGPVAPVPFRARKAEEFLKGSPISLENIEEAARLAQEEAQPRSSLLRGSAEYRKDMVKVLVRRALVEAVHL; encoded by the coding sequence ATGATAAAAGAGTACCTTTTTCCCCGCAGTGTAGAAGAAGCCCTGGAGCTTCTGGAGCGCTACGGCGGAGAAGCACGCATAATCGCCGGGGGGACAGACCTGGTCCTCCAGCTCAAAAGGGGCGAAGTAAGCGCTGGAGTTCTTGTGGATATAACCCGTATCCCCGAAATCAGAGGCATAAGGGAAGAAGACGGTTACATCTGGATTGGTGCAACAACCACTCACCAGGAAGTGGCGGAATCTCCCCTTATCCAGGCCAGGGCCAGCCTCTTAGCCAGGGCTTGCCGGAGCATTGGTTCCCTTCAGATCCGAAATGTGGGGACCATCGGAGGCAACCTCGTTAACGCTATGCCCGCAGCCGATTCCGTCATAGCCCTTTTGGCCTTGGACGCAGAGGTGGAAATAGCCTCTAAGGACGGCACCCGCTGGGTACCAATAACCGAATTCCACAGAAACGTAGGGGAATGCTGTATAAATCCGTGCATTGAGCTGGTCAAAGGGGTGCGATTTCGCCCGCTGGGAGAAAATGAAGGCTCGTCTTTCCAGAGGCTTGCCCGCCGTCGTGCTCTGATACTTCCAATCCTTAACGTCGGAGTGGTAGCGGGCTGGGACGAAGGCCGATTTTCCAGAGTTGCCATCGCCATAGGGCCTGTGGCCCCGGTTCCCTTCAGAGCCCGGAAAGCTGAAGAGTTCCTCAAAGGTTCTCCAATATCGCTGGAAAATATAGAAGAAGCCGCTCGCCTGGCCCAGGAAGAGGCTCAACCCCGTTCCAGCCTCCTGCGAGGCTCAGCTGAATACCGCAAAGACATGGTTAAAGTTCTTGTGCGCCGCGCCCTCGTGGAAGCCGTCCACCTTTAG
- a CDS encoding O-antigen ligase family protein: MRLRETFLALATGLVILFLPVKWSAALLGATTVSIIVLLHPVAVFPLLALSIPLGSIREISIGPARVGLTELTVALAAGVWLARKSVLRENWRGFGPFFLPALILYGVMAVSVLQATSLEYSLKELLKWGEVLMVYLIISTAIEEKGIPWIVGGLLLAGFVEGSFGVYQFLTRSGPEHFVVMGKFVRAYGHFMQPNPFGGYMGLVMPLALAAGLGLILDRGISWRLRLSLGSACLAVAGVTGMALIMSWSRGAWLGAMAALAVLAALMDKRVSIGLGLLFLILALLIRPPLEPFLARFRDLSISPGLEDLRTAEITDENYAIIERLAHWDAALRMWGDHFWFGVGIGNYEPVYHAYALPRWPEPLGHAHNYYLNIAAETGFIGLLAYLFFWGWVFVQTLRALRWIAGWKRALMVGAIGSFIHLTVHNFFDNLYVHGMYLHVAAVLGVVSLLIMGQDAVRGKRSG; the protein is encoded by the coding sequence GTGAGGCTTAGAGAAACGTTTCTGGCCCTGGCGACAGGGCTGGTTATTTTGTTTTTGCCTGTAAAGTGGTCCGCAGCTCTGCTGGGAGCGACAACGGTAAGCATAATCGTGCTTTTACATCCGGTGGCAGTTTTCCCTCTTTTAGCTCTGAGCATACCCCTGGGCTCTATCCGGGAAATTTCCATAGGCCCGGCCCGGGTTGGGCTAACTGAATTAACGGTAGCGCTGGCAGCAGGGGTATGGCTGGCGAGAAAATCGGTATTGAGGGAAAACTGGCGTGGCTTTGGCCCCTTCTTTCTACCAGCCCTTATCCTCTACGGGGTAATGGCCGTTTCCGTTCTCCAAGCCACTTCTCTCGAATACTCTCTGAAAGAGCTCCTCAAATGGGGTGAAGTCCTTATGGTCTACCTCATTATTTCCACAGCCATTGAAGAGAAAGGTATTCCCTGGATCGTCGGAGGGCTTCTTCTGGCAGGTTTTGTGGAAGGCTCCTTCGGGGTTTATCAGTTTTTGACCCGCTCTGGTCCCGAGCACTTTGTGGTAATGGGGAAATTCGTTCGGGCTTATGGGCATTTCATGCAGCCTAACCCCTTCGGTGGATACATGGGTCTTGTTATGCCTCTGGCTCTGGCGGCAGGCCTGGGTCTGATTCTTGATAGGGGAATTTCCTGGCGGCTGCGCTTGAGTCTGGGATCGGCCTGTCTTGCTGTGGCGGGGGTGACAGGAATGGCTCTGATTATGAGCTGGTCAAGGGGGGCATGGCTGGGGGCAATGGCGGCTCTGGCGGTTTTAGCGGCGCTTATGGATAAGAGGGTCTCCATCGGTTTGGGTCTATTGTTCCTGATTCTGGCTTTGCTTATAAGGCCTCCACTGGAGCCGTTTTTGGCGAGGTTCCGGGATTTGTCCATTTCACCCGGCCTGGAGGATTTGAGGACTGCCGAGATAACCGATGAAAACTATGCCATCATAGAAAGGCTTGCCCACTGGGATGCTGCCCTTAGGATGTGGGGGGACCATTTCTGGTTTGGGGTGGGAATAGGAAACTACGAGCCAGTTTATCACGCCTATGCTTTACCACGCTGGCCTGAACCCTTAGGCCATGCTCATAATTACTACTTGAACATCGCCGCTGAGACCGGATTTATCGGGTTACTGGCTTACCTATTCTTTTGGGGATGGGTCTTTGTTCAAACCCTGCGAGCCCTCAGGTGGATTGCCGGGTGGAAGAGGGCTCTTATGGTTGGCGCCATCGGCAGTTTCATCCACCTGACGGTCCACAATTTCTTTGACAATCTTTACGTCCATGGGATGTACCTTCATGTGGCTGCTGTTTTAGGCGTTGTCTCCCTGCTTATAATGGGCCAGGATGCGGTGCGAGGAAAGAGGAGTGGTTGA
- the folP gene encoding dihydropteroate synthase, which produces MRKFNARILQYFTPDGLRKELEKIGVDQEGLQLMLPKGFFRAVKLENVNYDIAHILKQEMLRLGGEGAISAAVYFGAAAPTDVILMGTVAQLEALVSFLRQFPDDTIRAIAEEIEGALKNYHGGSLKPMEIGGKSFVWGERTYVMGIINVTPDSFSGDGLAGDVEKAVEQALRFVEEGADILDIGGESTRPGSQPISEEEELNRVMPVLKRLVREVDVPISIDTYKARVAQEALEAGASMVNDVWGLRMDPDMARVVAKYRVPVVIMHNRSQPKNAVQEERLGGRYVGIEYRDLMADIIQELEYSINLALEAGVDFDKIIVDPGIGFGKTVEQNLEILQRLGELKVLGRPILLGTSRKSVIGYVLNLPPSERLEGTAATVALGIAAGADIVRVHDVKAMVRVARMTDAIVRGSFREA; this is translated from the coding sequence ATGCGAAAATTTAATGCCCGGATTCTGCAGTATTTTACCCCCGATGGCCTCAGAAAAGAGCTGGAAAAAATAGGAGTGGACCAGGAAGGCCTTCAGCTTATGCTTCCCAAAGGTTTCTTCAGGGCTGTGAAGCTGGAAAACGTCAATTACGATATTGCTCACATCCTCAAGCAGGAAATGCTCAGGCTCGGAGGGGAAGGGGCTATATCGGCGGCGGTGTATTTCGGAGCTGCTGCCCCCACCGATGTCATTCTGATGGGAACGGTGGCTCAGCTGGAGGCTCTGGTTTCCTTCCTACGCCAGTTCCCCGATGATACCATAAGAGCCATCGCTGAAGAAATAGAAGGAGCCCTGAAGAATTACCACGGGGGAAGCTTAAAGCCGATGGAGATCGGGGGTAAAAGTTTTGTATGGGGCGAGCGCACCTACGTTATGGGAATAATTAACGTTACGCCCGATTCTTTCTCCGGAGATGGCCTTGCCGGAGACGTGGAAAAGGCCGTAGAGCAGGCTCTCCGTTTTGTAGAGGAGGGAGCCGATATCTTAGACATAGGAGGGGAGTCAACCCGACCCGGTTCTCAGCCCATTTCAGAGGAAGAAGAGTTAAATCGGGTCATGCCGGTTCTCAAGCGGCTGGTCAGGGAGGTAGATGTGCCCATTTCTATTGATACTTACAAAGCCAGAGTAGCACAGGAAGCCCTTGAAGCTGGGGCCAGCATGGTTAATGATGTGTGGGGGTTGAGGATGGACCCCGATATGGCCAGGGTTGTGGCTAAATACAGGGTCCCGGTTGTGATAATGCACAACCGCTCTCAGCCGAAAAATGCTGTTCAAGAGGAACGTCTCGGGGGCCGTTATGTAGGGATAGAGTACCGCGATCTTATGGCAGATATCATCCAGGAACTTGAGTACAGCATAAACCTTGCCCTTGAAGCTGGTGTGGATTTTGACAAGATTATAGTGGACCCGGGTATAGGCTTCGGAAAGACGGTGGAGCAGAATCTGGAAATCCTCCAGCGTCTTGGGGAGCTCAAAGTTTTGGGGAGGCCCATCCTTCTGGGGACTTCCAGAAAATCGGTGATAGGATATGTCCTCAATCTTCCTCCGAGCGAAAGGTTGGAGGGGACCGCAGCTACGGTAGCCCTCGGTATAGCTGCCGGAGCAGATATAGTGAGGGTGCACGATGTAAAAGCGATGGTTCGGGTCGCCAGAATGACTGATGCAATTGTAAGAGGAAGCTTTCGTGAGGCTTAG
- a CDS encoding class II aldolase/adducin family protein yields the protein MKFAVVARDKQPVRDALAEKIVAILQSKGHILSHEDDPEVGLILNLTDANEPRPYRRKSKGVFVASLATVEELPENAHRAAYTVLVRSLSNLVLYAHVRGENTDIYFTTLEAGFYKVPWDPEEVYSHLMPLACSVLVIENEIIPDLPPAYWNGTPVTEKLIHYGREMDRMGILPAPFPIHELLSERDLRHVYLLYGITGLSYGNLSAREDIPELGGTTFWMTARGVNKAKLSRIGKDIVLIKGFNPEKNTILVSVPPDHDPTVRASVDAIEHYLIYSTFPEVRAIVHAHAWMEGVVPTRQNYPCGTRELAQEVVNVLKQAQDPSRAIVGLKNHGLTITGRSLDEIFERIRGKLITQVPMMP from the coding sequence ATGAAATTTGCGGTAGTAGCCAGAGACAAGCAACCTGTTAGAGATGCGCTGGCTGAGAAAATTGTGGCCATTTTGCAATCAAAGGGGCATATACTTTCCCATGAGGACGACCCAGAGGTCGGATTAATCCTTAATCTGACGGATGCTAATGAGCCCCGGCCCTATCGTCGTAAATCAAAAGGGGTGTTCGTGGCAAGCCTGGCCACGGTGGAAGAACTTCCGGAGAATGCCCACCGGGCCGCTTACACCGTGCTGGTCCGGAGCCTTTCCAACCTCGTGCTTTACGCTCACGTCAGGGGCGAAAACACCGATATCTACTTTACAACCCTGGAAGCCGGGTTCTACAAAGTCCCTTGGGACCCCGAAGAGGTTTACAGCCACTTAATGCCTCTGGCCTGCTCCGTCCTGGTGATAGAGAACGAAATTATCCCTGACTTGCCTCCCGCTTACTGGAACGGCACCCCTGTGACGGAAAAGCTCATTCATTACGGGCGAGAGATGGACAGAATGGGCATCCTGCCAGCCCCCTTCCCGATCCACGAACTCCTATCAGAGCGGGATCTGCGGCACGTCTACCTCCTCTACGGCATAACGGGCTTAAGCTATGGCAACTTGAGCGCTCGCGAGGACATCCCGGAACTTGGAGGAACTACTTTCTGGATGACAGCCAGGGGGGTTAACAAGGCAAAGCTCTCCAGAATCGGGAAAGATATTGTCCTGATAAAAGGCTTTAACCCCGAAAAGAACACCATATTAGTAAGCGTTCCACCAGATCATGACCCCACGGTTCGGGCCTCGGTTGATGCCATTGAGCATTACCTCATCTATTCAACTTTTCCTGAAGTGAGAGCCATTGTCCACGCTCATGCCTGGATGGAGGGAGTGGTCCCCACCCGTCAGAACTACCCCTGCGGGACAAGGGAACTGGCCCAGGAAGTGGTTAACGTCCTCAAACAAGCTCAAGACCCCTCCAGAGCCATAGTGGGGCTAAAGAACCACGGTCTGACCATAACCGGACGAAGCCTGGACGAAATCTTTGAACGCATAAGAGGTAAACTCATAACCCAAGTTCCCATGATGCCCTGA
- a CDS encoding ammonium transporter, protein MLSLLSLLLPLGFALVAIGGRKPQEAKDIVYIFFLSLALGTLGYFVSGFALEFGGIGLVHRDIKGLDGLIWEWSPLDVRWGPGWGAIGLYGFFLRGEELSPEAFALFLHGLSLVSLAVFLPLANLWGRVNRFILLFIGLIIAFFLHPVVGNWVWGGGWLYHLGKNVGLGHGFIDVLGASSPHLMGAFVSFLGAAILGFRQKPAPVPVMPPVHLPLLAGTGLVLAVIGAGAFLAGHPVYSVYPTICVNVGMVNVLLATMGGILGASIYSFLVTGSGDFLMAVRGGVAGLIAGGTCSFFIPFWAGWLAGLMVGFLIPFVVYLWEEVFRFGDPSGVMATSGLGGIVGILLPAFLADGRYGEGWNGIPGNYLGVSGQGVSGLLVLQGFIPDFPHQLYAQLIGLAAVLLWTTITVMPLFLITRYYTSKGQKATT, encoded by the coding sequence ATGTTGAGCCTTTTGAGCCTGCTTCTCCCGCTGGGTTTCGCCCTCGTGGCCATAGGGGGGAGGAAACCACAAGAGGCTAAAGATATTGTTTACATCTTTTTCCTTTCCCTGGCCCTTGGGACCCTTGGCTATTTTGTAAGCGGCTTTGCCCTGGAATTCGGGGGCATAGGCCTCGTCCACAGGGACATAAAGGGACTCGATGGCCTTATCTGGGAATGGTCTCCCTTGGATGTGCGGTGGGGGCCAGGCTGGGGAGCAATAGGCCTTTACGGTTTCTTTCTCAGGGGTGAGGAGCTTTCTCCTGAAGCTTTCGCCCTCTTCCTCCATGGGCTCTCCCTCGTTTCTCTGGCTGTATTTCTCCCCCTGGCTAACCTTTGGGGCAGGGTTAACCGCTTTATACTTTTGTTCATAGGACTGATTATTGCCTTTTTCCTTCACCCTGTCGTAGGGAACTGGGTTTGGGGTGGTGGGTGGCTTTATCACCTGGGGAAAAATGTAGGGCTTGGCCATGGTTTCATTGATGTGCTGGGGGCCTCTTCCCCGCACCTTATGGGGGCCTTTGTCTCTTTCCTGGGAGCAGCTATCCTGGGCTTCCGCCAGAAGCCCGCTCCAGTTCCTGTCATGCCTCCCGTTCATCTTCCTCTTCTGGCAGGCACTGGCCTCGTTCTGGCTGTCATAGGGGCTGGAGCTTTTCTCGCCGGTCACCCTGTGTATTCTGTTTACCCTACCATTTGTGTAAACGTGGGAATGGTGAACGTTCTGCTGGCAACGATGGGAGGAATCCTGGGAGCCTCCATTTATTCTTTCCTTGTCACCGGTTCCGGGGACTTTCTCATGGCCGTTAGGGGAGGGGTGGCGGGTCTCATAGCCGGAGGGACCTGTTCCTTCTTTATCCCTTTCTGGGCTGGATGGCTCGCGGGTCTCATGGTAGGATTCCTCATTCCATTTGTGGTCTACCTCTGGGAGGAAGTTTTCAGGTTTGGGGACCCCTCGGGGGTGATGGCCACAAGCGGTTTGGGAGGAATTGTAGGAATTCTGCTTCCCGCTTTCCTGGCCGATGGCAGGTATGGCGAAGGCTGGAACGGTATTCCAGGAAACTACTTGGGGGTTTCTGGCCAGGGGGTGAGTGGGCTTCTGGTTTTGCAAGGCTTTATCCCGGACTTTCCCCATCAGCTTTATGCTCAGCTAATAGGCCTTGCCGCAGTATTGTTATGGACCACCATAACGGTAATGCCCCTTTTTCTTATCACTCGATATTATACATCAAAGGGGCAGAAAGCAACAACTTAA
- a CDS encoding Mut7-C RNAse domain-containing protein, whose protein sequence is MKFIADSMLGSLAKWLRILGYDTLYFPHLDDDELAYRAMAEERVLLTRDQELARRRGVRALLIKSSSLEEQLLQVFKELGLETRNSFSRCPICNEPLNPVNKESVREKVPLYVFQTHEHFSACPTCHRIYWRGSHWQRMKECLDKLTRS, encoded by the coding sequence ATGAAGTTTATAGCCGATAGCATGTTAGGCTCCCTTGCCAAATGGCTCCGCATCCTGGGCTACGATACCCTCTATTTCCCCCACCTGGACGACGATGAGCTGGCTTACCGGGCTATGGCGGAAGAGAGAGTGCTTCTCACCCGGGACCAGGAACTCGCCCGCAGGAGGGGGGTAAGGGCTCTCCTTATAAAAAGCTCCTCCCTGGAGGAACAGCTCCTTCAGGTGTTCAAAGAACTCGGACTTGAAACAAGAAATAGCTTCTCTCGCTGCCCAATATGCAATGAGCCCCTCAATCCAGTTAACAAAGAGAGCGTCCGTGAAAAGGTCCCTCTCTATGTATTTCAAACCCACGAACACTTCAGCGCATGCCCAACCTGCCACCGGATTTACTGGAGAGGCAGCCACTGGCAAAGGATGAAAGAATGTCTGGACAAACTCACACGAAGTTAA